One window from the genome of Desulforamulus ruminis DSM 2154 encodes:
- a CDS encoding ABC transporter substrate-binding protein — protein MKKVFALILIMAFLGLSGCGSNPEKAKGDQGEAKSEAKMQLVEEGKLTFAMSGLYKPLNYKQDGKLVGFDVEIGTEIAKRLGLEANPVTNPWETILQGLKGKKYDAIIGSMSITEERAQQVDFTIPYYIEGAQIFVAEGNQDIKTPEDLKGRTIGVIQSSVWKSLAEGYSDKIKSYPSDVYALQDLPSGRLEAVITDSIVGAYAIKENNLKLKPVGSILNKDEVAVAVNKDNPELTKKISEAIQAMVEDGTYEQISTKWFGYNTLKE, from the coding sequence ATGAAAAAAGTTTTTGCACTTATTTTGATCATGGCCTTTTTAGGCCTGTCCGGCTGTGGATCCAACCCCGAGAAAGCCAAAGGGGATCAAGGGGAAGCCAAATCAGAGGCGAAAATGCAACTGGTGGAGGAAGGCAAATTAACCTTTGCCATGAGCGGATTATACAAACCTTTAAATTATAAGCAAGACGGCAAGCTGGTAGGGTTTGATGTGGAAATCGGCACCGAAATCGCCAAACGCCTGGGTCTGGAAGCCAATCCCGTAACCAACCCCTGGGAAACCATTCTGCAAGGATTAAAAGGTAAAAAATATGACGCCATCATCGGCAGCATGTCCATAACGGAAGAGCGTGCCCAACAGGTGGATTTTACTATTCCCTATTATATTGAAGGAGCCCAGATTTTTGTGGCGGAGGGCAACCAGGACATAAAGACGCCCGAGGACCTGAAAGGACGCACCATCGGCGTGATTCAGTCCAGTGTATGGAAGAGCCTGGCGGAAGGTTATTCGGATAAAATCAAAAGCTATCCCAGCGATGTGTACGCGTTGCAGGATTTACCCTCCGGGCGACTTGAGGCCGTAATTACCGACAGCATTGTAGGAGCCTATGCCATTAAAGAAAACAATTTAAAACTAAAACCCGTCGGCTCTATTTTAAATAAGGACGAGGTGGCTGTGGCGGTGAATAAAGATAATCCCGAGCTGACGAAAAAAATTAGTGAAGCCATTCAAGCCATGGTGGAAGACGGTACCTACGAACAAATCAGTACGAAATGGTTTGGTTATAACACCCTTAAAGAATAA
- a CDS encoding amino acid ABC transporter permease: MISIFNAHGFAFLLATRITVSITALSLIFATLIGLVFAFFKISHNKFLNRLADLYIGLIRGTPLIVQIMFLYYGISSVIVLSSFTAGAMALGIHSGAYIAEIFRGAIQSIHRGQMEAARSLGMSNALAMRRIIFPQALKRAIPPLGNQFIIGLKDSSLVAYIAVTDLFNTALSVQGENYMPFETYFVVGIYYLILVLLFTVLLNKLEARLGGGGIKGMKIA; this comes from the coding sequence ATCATCAGTATTTTTAACGCCCATGGTTTTGCTTTCCTGCTGGCCACCAGGATAACCGTATCCATTACCGCCCTGTCCCTGATTTTTGCAACCCTGATTGGGCTGGTCTTTGCCTTCTTTAAAATATCCCACAATAAATTTCTCAATCGGCTGGCGGACCTGTACATTGGTCTGATCCGGGGAACACCCCTGATTGTTCAGATTATGTTTCTTTATTACGGCATATCCAGCGTGATTGTTTTAAGCAGCTTTACAGCCGGGGCCATGGCACTGGGAATTCACTCCGGGGCTTATATTGCGGAAATCTTCCGGGGAGCCATTCAATCCATTCACCGGGGGCAGATGGAGGCGGCCCGTTCCCTGGGGATGTCCAACGCCCTGGCCATGCGCAGGATTATTTTTCCGCAGGCGCTGAAAAGGGCCATTCCGCCGCTGGGGAATCAGTTTATCATCGGCTTGAAGGATTCCTCCCTGGTGGCCTACATTGCGGTTACAGATTTATTTAACACCGCCTTATCGGTTCAGGGGGAAAATTACATGCCCTTTGAAACCTATTTTGTGGTAGGGATTTACTACCTGATTCTGGTGCTTCTGTTTACCGTGCTGCTCAATAAACTGGAAGCCCGCCTTGGCGGGGGCGGAATTAAAGGAATGAAGATCGCATGA
- a CDS encoding amino acid ABC transporter ATP-binding protein gives MIKVKNLQKAYGDLQVLKGIDLEVKMSEVVVLIGSSGSGKSTLLRCLNFLEMADSGEISINNQFIVPARTDLNKVRERVGMVFQHFNLFPHMNVLENLMEAPVQVKRKPKEEARKRAMDLLRKVDLEEKFHCYPEELSGGQKQRVAIARALAMEPEIMLFDEPTSALDPELVGEVLQVMKDLAREGMTMVVVTHEMGFAREVGDRIVMLSEGQIIEQGHPSEFFANPKHERTRRFLNQILV, from the coding sequence ATGATTAAAGTTAAAAATTTACAGAAAGCCTACGGGGATCTGCAGGTTTTAAAGGGCATTGATCTGGAAGTAAAAATGAGCGAAGTGGTAGTGTTAATCGGTTCCAGCGGTTCCGGAAAAAGCACACTGCTGCGCTGCCTTAATTTTTTGGAAATGGCCGACAGCGGAGAGATCAGCATTAACAACCAATTCATTGTTCCCGCCCGGACGGACTTAAATAAAGTTCGGGAACGGGTGGGCATGGTTTTTCAGCATTTTAACCTTTTTCCGCATATGAATGTGTTGGAAAACTTAATGGAAGCGCCGGTTCAGGTTAAAAGAAAACCCAAAGAGGAAGCCCGTAAAAGGGCCATGGATTTGTTGCGCAAGGTGGATCTGGAGGAAAAATTTCACTGCTACCCGGAAGAACTGTCCGGGGGCCAAAAGCAGCGTGTGGCCATTGCCAGGGCCCTGGCCATGGAACCGGAGATTATGCTTTTTGACGAGCCCACTTCCGCCCTGGACCCGGAACTGGTGGGCGAGGTGCTGCAGGTTATGAAAGATTTGGCCCGGGAAGGAATGACCATGGTGGTGGTAACCCATGAAATGGGTTTTGCCAGAGAAGTGGGGGACCGCATCGTTATGCTCTCGGAGGGACAAATTATTGAGCAAGGCCACCCGTCGGAATTCTTTGCCAATCCAAAGCATGAACGGACCCGCCGGTTTCTAAATCAGATTCTTGTATAA
- a CDS encoding FMN-binding glutamate synthase family protein has protein sequence MTYSKGTNASTATLTKLRTPDSHCSFSGMCSTCLDGCSGFCEIGKSAVRGKEILYPQPFGKVTSASQKDYPVDYSHFNIMGTAVGAKGIEADPDKAIFPAVNLETYLGAKQDLKLTTPIVVAAMGSTNVASDNWDHLAAGCAISGAGIAIGENVCAMDPNVEIKNGRVVHSPNLARRIKDFQEWSQGAGFIAVQANVEDTKLGVQEYALEKLGVEAVEIKWGQGAKDIGGEVKLNSLERALQLKGRGYIVLPNPEDPKVQESYQAGAFKEFERHSRIGMVSEEGFVKRVEELRAGGAKYVFLKTGAYRPADLARAVKFASLAKIDLLTVDGAGGGTGMSPWRMMNEWGVPTVYIQALLTQYCDKLAAKGEYVPPVAIAGGLTLEDHMFKGFAMSAPYVKVIGMARSPLAAAMVGKNIGEMLKAGKVPSEYKKYGDKLEQIFINAATLKEKLGDRFNELPVGAIGVYSYFERLSQGLRQFMCGARKFSLEYITRDDLVALTPEAAQVSGIHYIMDADADEVAKILG, from the coding sequence ATGACCTATAGCAAAGGCACCAATGCCAGTACAGCCACCCTTACCAAACTGCGTACCCCGGATAGTCACTGTTCCTTTAGCGGCATGTGCAGCACCTGTTTGGACGGCTGTTCCGGCTTCTGTGAAATCGGCAAATCCGCCGTTCGGGGCAAGGAAATTCTTTATCCCCAGCCCTTTGGCAAAGTAACCTCTGCCTCGCAAAAGGATTACCCGGTGGATTACTCTCACTTTAATATTATGGGAACTGCCGTGGGGGCCAAAGGAATCGAAGCGGATCCGGATAAGGCTATTTTCCCGGCGGTTAATCTGGAAACCTATCTGGGGGCCAAGCAAGATTTAAAACTGACCACGCCCATTGTGGTGGCAGCCATGGGCTCCACCAATGTTGCTTCCGATAACTGGGATCACCTGGCCGCCGGCTGCGCCATTTCCGGCGCGGGGATTGCCATCGGTGAAAACGTGTGCGCCATGGATCCCAACGTAGAAATAAAAAATGGCCGGGTGGTACATTCCCCCAATTTGGCCAGAAGAATTAAGGATTTTCAGGAATGGTCCCAGGGGGCCGGGTTTATTGCGGTTCAAGCCAACGTTGAAGATACCAAACTGGGCGTTCAGGAATATGCGCTGGAAAAACTGGGCGTGGAAGCAGTTGAAATTAAATGGGGCCAGGGTGCCAAGGACATCGGCGGGGAGGTAAAACTAAACTCCCTGGAACGGGCGCTGCAGTTAAAGGGCCGGGGTTATATTGTCCTGCCCAATCCCGAAGATCCCAAAGTTCAGGAGTCTTATCAAGCCGGGGCATTCAAAGAATTTGAACGTCATTCCCGCATTGGCATGGTGAGTGAGGAAGGGTTTGTTAAGCGGGTTGAAGAATTGCGTGCCGGCGGGGCAAAATATGTATTCTTAAAAACCGGTGCTTATCGCCCGGCGGACTTAGCCCGGGCCGTGAAATTCGCCTCTCTGGCGAAGATTGATCTGCTGACGGTGGACGGCGCCGGCGGCGGTACCGGTATGAGCCCCTGGCGGATGATGAATGAGTGGGGAGTACCCACAGTGTACATTCAAGCCCTGTTAACCCAATACTGTGATAAACTGGCTGCCAAAGGGGAGTATGTGCCGCCCGTTGCCATCGCAGGGGGCTTAACCCTGGAGGACCATATGTTTAAAGGTTTTGCCATGAGCGCTCCCTATGTTAAGGTTATTGGCATGGCCCGTTCTCCTTTGGCCGCCGCCATGGTGGGCAAGAATATTGGGGAAATGCTTAAAGCCGGCAAAGTTCCCAGTGAATACAAGAAATATGGCGACAAGCTGGAGCAGATCTTCATTAATGCCGCCACGCTGAAAGAGAAGCTGGGAGATCGTTTTAATGAGCTGCCTGTAGGAGCCATTGGTGTTTACAGCTATTTTGAACGCTTATCCCAGGGACTGCGCCAGTTTATGTGCGGCGCCCGTAAATTCTCCCTGGAATACATTACCCGGGATGATCTGGTGGCATTAACCCCGGAAGCAGCCCAGGTAAGCGGCATCCATTATATTATGGATGCGGATGCCGATGAAGTGGCAAAGATTCTCGGCTAA
- a CDS encoding helix-turn-helix transcriptional regulator produces the protein MNRDAFVKIMDAKLKLIRNEMDFTQDKMAEMIGLSKKTLVQIEKGRSSLGWTGAALVALLFKDSEMIQLALGGNPQDLVLSLAFNHYEDHYERTLGGKVWWKDLEQRGPYKIQQNIISQHYRILDSQERRICSSFDLEYVQKRLKELHKAEDKT, from the coding sequence ATGAACCGGGACGCCTTTGTTAAAATCATGGATGCAAAGCTCAAGTTAATTAGGAACGAGATGGATTTTACCCAGGATAAAATGGCTGAAATGATTGGTTTGTCCAAGAAGACGCTGGTCCAAATCGAAAAAGGCAGATCCAGTTTAGGCTGGACCGGAGCCGCCCTGGTGGCCTTATTATTTAAGGATAGTGAAATGATCCAATTGGCCTTGGGTGGAAATCCCCAGGACCTTGTGCTTTCCCTGGCTTTTAATCACTATGAGGATCATTATGAACGCACCCTGGGCGGTAAAGTCTGGTGGAAGGACCTGGAGCAAAGGGGTCCCTATAAAATTCAACAAAATATTATCAGCCAGCATTATCGAATTCTGGACTCACAAGAAAGAAGAATCTGTTCTTCCTTTGATCTGGAATATGTACAGAAAAGATTAAAGGAACTACATAAGGCGGAGGATAAAACTTGA
- a CDS encoding YbaK/EbsC family protein, whose protein sequence is MSIEAVREYFKKWHMEDRIQELPLSSATVEEAARALQCEEKRIAKTMSFLVNDQAILIVMAGDAKIDNAKYKAQFHTKAVMLKPDQVVGMIGHPAGGVCPFGIKDDIKVYLDESLKRFETVFPACGSRNSAIELTLPELEKYSGYCEWINICKGWE, encoded by the coding sequence ATGTCAATTGAAGCAGTAAGAGAATATTTTAAGAAATGGCATATGGAGGATCGCATACAGGAACTTCCCCTATCCAGCGCAACAGTAGAAGAAGCAGCCAGGGCACTCCAGTGTGAGGAAAAGAGAATTGCTAAAACAATGTCATTTTTGGTAAATGACCAAGCAATTCTGATCGTAATGGCCGGTGACGCGAAAATAGACAATGCCAAATATAAGGCACAATTTCACACAAAGGCCGTTATGCTGAAACCGGATCAAGTTGTTGGAATGATTGGACATCCCGCAGGTGGTGTTTGCCCCTTTGGAATTAAAGACGATATTAAAGTTTATTTGGATGAATCTTTAAAGAGATTTGAAACGGTGTTCCCGGCCTGCGGAAGCCGGAATAGCGCCATTGAGCTTACACTTCCAGAGTTGGAGAAATATTCCGGGTATTGTGAGTGGATAAATATATGTAAAGGCTGGGAGTAG
- a CDS encoding PLP-dependent cysteine synthase family protein yields the protein MSYENLLQIIGNTPVIRLNSYSREGLKLYAKLEGNNPGGSVKDRTAKYLIESAERQGQLHKDRILLEATSGNTGIALAMIAATKGYRFTAVMPENASVERIKLLKAYGAELVLTDGGKGTNGAIEVARQMLEQDPRYYMPDQFSNPANPRAHYETTGKEVIDALPGVTALVAGIGTGGTISGTGKRLKAYNPAIDIVAVEPAAGSRIQGLRNMQAYKPPVYDDSVVDYKLDVPDQEAFKLARELYTKEGLAVGISCGAALWGALQYGKNLQEGTIVMIFPDRGDKYFSTELFE from the coding sequence ATGTCTTATGAAAACCTACTTCAGATTATCGGCAACACCCCGGTCATCCGGCTTAATTCATACAGCCGTGAAGGGCTGAAGCTTTATGCCAAGCTGGAAGGAAACAACCCCGGCGGCTCGGTGAAGGACCGGACCGCCAAATATTTAATTGAAAGCGCCGAAAGGCAGGGCCAACTGCATAAAGACAGGATTCTCCTGGAGGCCACCAGCGGCAACACCGGCATTGCCCTGGCCATGATTGCGGCCACCAAGGGATACCGGTTTACCGCGGTGATGCCGGAAAATGCCAGTGTGGAGAGAATCAAGCTGTTAAAGGCCTACGGTGCTGAACTGGTGCTGACCGATGGTGGAAAAGGAACCAACGGCGCCATCGAGGTGGCCCGTCAAATGCTGGAGCAGGATCCCCGCTATTACATGCCCGACCAGTTCAGCAACCCGGCCAATCCCCGGGCTCATTATGAGACCACCGGAAAAGAAGTCATTGACGCGCTGCCCGGCGTTACCGCCCTGGTGGCCGGTATCGGTACCGGCGGCACCATATCCGGAACAGGGAAAAGGCTTAAAGCTTATAATCCCGCCATTGATATTGTTGCCGTTGAGCCGGCGGCGGGGAGCAGGATACAGGGACTGCGAAACATGCAGGCCTATAAACCCCCGGTCTACGACGACTCAGTGGTGGACTATAAACTGGATGTTCCGGACCAAGAAGCCTTTAAACTGGCCAGGGAACTTTACACGAAAGAGGGTCTGGCGGTGGGCATCTCCTGCGGCGCTGCTCTCTGGGGCGCTTTGCAATACGGCAAAAACCTTCAGGAAGGAACCATTGTCATGATCTTTCCGGACCGGGGCGATAAATATTTTAGTACGGAACTGTTTGAATAA
- a CDS encoding glutamine synthetase family protein, whose amino-acid sequence MQPLTAREVMEKAQECHVKFVRLQFTDIQGSFKNVAVTVEELERALQAKISMDSAVLEGQYGVRQRDVFLKPDPSTFEVFPWRPREGAVARLICDVVDAAGNAYPGCVRSKLKDSLARLEKNHFELTVGAEIEFFLFQTDPQGHPIPCTHDNAGLCDLSPADLGENARRDMVLTLEEMGFQVVSSHHESAPGQHEIVLREEDPLGMADKIATFKFVVRTIAQRHGLHASFMPKPLAEHNGSGMALNLCLWQEGNNALADETGPCGLSAQAGSFIAGITGHASALTAIVNPLVNSYKRLGCSHLDRVLKGWSEGNRNSMIRVPGQRGNDTRIVLRNPDATCNPYLALNLIMQTGLRGIEQGLPLPTSLDQDVVDRRVPGNLGEALAALLQDQYIKEALGEVIFERYVDYKKREWDEFHNYLHPWELDKYLTNY is encoded by the coding sequence ATGCAGCCCTTAACGGCCCGGGAAGTGATGGAAAAGGCACAGGAATGCCACGTAAAATTTGTACGACTGCAATTTACCGACATTCAGGGTTCTTTTAAAAATGTTGCTGTCACGGTGGAAGAACTGGAAAGGGCCCTGCAGGCAAAGATCAGCATGGACAGTGCGGTGCTGGAAGGCCAATACGGAGTGCGGCAAAGGGATGTTTTTTTAAAACCGGACCCCAGCACCTTTGAGGTTTTCCCCTGGCGCCCCCGGGAAGGAGCGGTGGCCCGGTTAATCTGCGATGTTGTGGATGCCGCCGGAAATGCTTATCCCGGTTGTGTCCGTAGTAAGTTAAAAGATTCTCTGGCCCGACTGGAAAAAAACCATTTTGAACTGACGGTGGGGGCGGAAATTGAATTTTTCCTTTTCCAAACCGATCCCCAGGGGCATCCCATTCCCTGTACCCACGATAATGCCGGACTTTGCGATTTGTCTCCGGCGGATTTAGGGGAGAACGCCCGGCGGGATATGGTGTTGACCTTGGAAGAGATGGGTTTTCAGGTTGTGTCCAGCCATCACGAAAGTGCTCCGGGGCAGCACGAGATTGTATTGAGAGAAGAGGATCCCCTGGGCATGGCGGATAAAATCGCCACGTTTAAATTTGTAGTGCGGACCATTGCTCAGCGGCATGGACTGCACGCATCCTTTATGCCGAAGCCTTTGGCTGAACACAATGGTTCCGGTATGGCGCTAAACCTTTGCCTGTGGCAGGAGGGAAACAATGCCTTGGCTGATGAAACAGGTCCCTGCGGTCTCAGCGCCCAGGCAGGAAGCTTCATTGCAGGAATCACCGGCCATGCTTCGGCTCTGACCGCAATCGTCAATCCCCTGGTGAACTCTTATAAACGCCTGGGATGTTCCCATTTAGACCGGGTCTTGAAGGGCTGGTCCGAAGGCAACCGCAATTCCATGATCCGGGTGCCGGGCCAGAGAGGGAACGATACCCGGATTGTTTTAAGAAATCCCGATGCCACCTGCAATCCCTATTTAGCCCTGAATCTCATCATGCAAACCGGCCTCCGGGGCATTGAACAGGGCCTGCCGCTCCCCACCTCCCTGGATCAGGATGTTGTTGACCGCCGGGTACCCGGCAACTTAGGAGAAGCCCTGGCAGCCCTCCTGCAGGACCAGTACATCAAAGAGGCCTTGGGCGAGGTTATCTTTGAACGCTATGTGGATTATAAGAAGCGGGAATGGGATGAATTTCATAACTATCTGCATCCTTGGGAACTGGATAAATATCTAACGAATTATTAA
- a CDS encoding ANTAR domain-containing response regulator — protein sequence MFGRRVLLADPDPDSRKKLKDLLQQHDYLVVAETETGMSTLQVAFQNTPDIILMEGDLPGSKGLEIARKIDEHRLAPVVLITSQTHRELLEEAKVSSVLGFLVKPVDDMNLVPTLEMALATFKRLVRMENENKKLKKELRENQLIEQAKGLLMDKKGFNEQKAHRYLQKLSMDRCCSLVKVAQLVITSLTRQENH from the coding sequence ATGTTTGGCAGGCGTGTGCTGCTGGCAGATCCCGATCCGGATTCCAGAAAAAAGCTGAAGGATTTATTGCAACAGCATGATTATCTTGTTGTTGCGGAAACGGAAACCGGTATGAGTACGCTGCAAGTGGCTTTTCAAAATACACCGGATATTATCCTGATGGAGGGAGATCTGCCTGGTAGTAAAGGCCTGGAGATCGCCAGAAAAATTGATGAGCACCGCCTGGCCCCGGTGGTTTTAATAACTTCCCAGACCCACCGGGAATTGCTGGAAGAGGCCAAGGTATCTTCAGTACTTGGTTTTTTAGTGAAACCGGTGGATGACATGAACCTGGTGCCTACCCTGGAAATGGCTTTGGCAACCTTTAAAAGGTTGGTAAGAATGGAGAACGAAAATAAGAAATTAAAAAAGGAGCTTAGGGAGAATCAATTGATTGAGCAGGCTAAAGGTTTGTTGATGGATAAAAAAGGATTCAATGAACAAAAGGCCCATCGTTATCTGCAGAAGTTGAGCATGGACCGCTGTTGTTCACTGGTTAAAGTAGCCCAACTGGTCATTACTTCATTGACCCGGCAGGAAAATCATTGA
- a CDS encoding M20/M25/M40 family metallo-hydrolase → MLTCREDVLFLTKTLTQVPSIVNTPGEKAMAQSLFQRISSLPYFTKNPAQVLLAPTVGDELERYNVLAFVRGTKQISNKTVILMGHIDTVGIEDYSHLKEVACDPDALMAALEKEKLPELVRQHLTSGEWLFGRGVLDMKGGVASHLYLLKYYSEHPEELSGNLVFVGECDEEDSSHGILSALKNLKDWQKKYGFDYQAAICSDFVAPRFQGDENRYIYKGTVGKLLPSFFITGSETHVGSCFEGLDPNFIAAELTRQINYNPELCNEAYGETPAPPVSLKQTDLKPAYTVQTALAAYVYYNFFIHSWSPKDVLAKLKDQALAAFEQALSAFKVRHRTYCRMSGEPYHEVPWEPRVYTFEEFEGLLVSEHGPAYEQHMQDFKNRLLLDQTLDTRMFAAKVVEEAWQWMKDKSPAIILFYSSLYSPRIEVTGKNEREKNLMAAMEQALELVQPHYRHNIVIRNFFPYISDMSFVALSDDEEGIRAVCSNNPAWGSKHYVEYQDIRDINVPVINIGPYGYDAHKKYERMEMSFSLEVVPNLTNEIILKLLEAK, encoded by the coding sequence ATGTTAACCTGCCGTGAAGATGTCCTTTTTTTAACCAAAACCCTGACACAAGTGCCCAGTATTGTCAACACACCCGGCGAAAAAGCCATGGCCCAAAGTTTGTTTCAACGGATCTCTTCCCTGCCTTACTTTACAAAGAATCCCGCCCAGGTGCTGTTGGCGCCAACGGTAGGAGACGAGCTGGAGCGTTACAACGTCCTGGCCTTTGTCCGGGGCACCAAGCAGATCAGCAATAAAACCGTTATTTTGATGGGGCATATTGATACCGTGGGCATTGAGGATTACAGCCACCTGAAGGAAGTGGCCTGCGATCCGGACGCCTTGATGGCTGCCCTGGAAAAAGAAAAACTGCCGGAATTGGTGCGGCAGCATCTAACCTCCGGTGAATGGCTGTTCGGCCGTGGTGTATTGGATATGAAGGGCGGCGTGGCCAGCCATCTCTACCTCCTGAAATATTATTCGGAACATCCGGAAGAGCTGTCCGGCAATCTGGTATTTGTGGGTGAATGTGACGAGGAAGACAGTTCCCACGGCATTTTATCCGCCTTGAAAAATTTAAAAGACTGGCAAAAGAAATACGGCTTTGATTATCAGGCCGCCATTTGCTCCGACTTTGTGGCTCCCCGTTTCCAGGGCGATGAAAACCGCTATATCTACAAAGGAACCGTGGGCAAGCTGCTGCCCTCTTTCTTTATTACCGGGTCTGAAACCCATGTGGGATCCTGCTTCGAGGGACTGGACCCCAATTTCATTGCCGCGGAATTAACCCGGCAGATCAATTACAATCCGGAGCTGTGCAACGAGGCCTACGGGGAAACGCCGGCGCCTCCGGTCTCCCTGAAGCAGACCGATTTAAAGCCGGCCTATACCGTGCAAACAGCTTTGGCAGCCTATGTTTATTATAACTTTTTTATCCACTCCTGGTCGCCCAAGGACGTACTGGCTAAATTAAAGGATCAGGCCCTGGCCGCCTTTGAACAAGCCTTGTCCGCCTTTAAAGTCCGGCACCGGACCTACTGCCGGATGAGCGGCGAACCCTATCACGAGGTGCCCTGGGAGCCCAGAGTTTATACCTTTGAGGAATTTGAAGGATTATTAGTCTCCGAACACGGTCCGGCCTATGAGCAGCATATGCAGGACTTTAAAAACCGGCTGCTTTTGGATCAAACCCTGGATACCCGCATGTTTGCGGCCAAGGTGGTGGAAGAAGCCTGGCAGTGGATGAAAGATAAAAGCCCGGCCATCATTTTGTTTTACTCCTCCCTTTATTCCCCCAGGATTGAGGTGACCGGCAAAAATGAGCGGGAGAAAAATCTGATGGCGGCCATGGAACAGGCTTTGGAGCTGGTGCAACCCCATTACCGGCACAACATTGTCATTCGCAATTTCTTTCCCTATATTTCAGATATGAGCTTTGTGGCTTTGAGCGACGACGAAGAAGGAATCCGGGCCGTGTGCAGCAACAATCCTGCCTGGGGCAGCAAACACTATGTGGAATACCAGGATATCCGGGACATTAATGTACCGGTCATTAATATCGGTCCCTACGGATATGACGCTCATAAAAAATATGAACGAATGGAAATGTCCTTCTCTCTGGAAGTCGTACCAAACCTGACCAACGAAATCATTTTGAAACTTCTTGAAGCAAAGTAA
- a CDS encoding VRR-NUC domain-containing protein translates to MGCNHEKVICLNPYELIRKYQCEACREVMMCECEQEFAIKYLPHQLDFAQELGTRNRLPVTIGFQKRVCNKCKGLPEMITPVAEGYGRTTKIVRYYWREIFFETTRRFGEWLNGRDNIDWLVAVSKYKDVHKEIEKKVIEEIKKLHQVAPKYTFQEESQQEIITKYRVEIINLDGCYVKQNSGRVKLFKYGALFSVEQYVAEHFKEQGYKVLFTESVPFHILFGVLMWSLIQHHSDPRNRTVGFGDRNAFDKGVPGDIVWVILPEDFGTSGYAERRARKIAEHLNALPNDKDELLWTFEHWIKPSEPLRQYLWAHRQNDIQITRKIVEILPIKAIIKILNYLAGDYWHRFCGWPDLLVYNDHNFFFVEVKSSGDSLSEDQKNWIRGNSEHLQLPFKLIKVHKKKVIGLGQE, encoded by the coding sequence ATGGGTTGTAACCATGAAAAAGTCATATGCCTCAATCCGTATGAGCTTATAAGAAAGTATCAGTGTGAGGCTTGTAGGGAAGTAATGATGTGTGAATGTGAACAGGAATTTGCAATTAAGTATTTACCCCATCAATTAGATTTTGCTCAGGAACTAGGTACGCGGAATCGCCTGCCGGTTACTATCGGATTTCAAAAACGCGTTTGCAATAAATGCAAAGGTCTTCCCGAGATGATTACTCCCGTTGCAGAAGGGTATGGGAGAACAACAAAAATCGTCCGTTACTATTGGCGAGAAATCTTTTTCGAAACGACTCGACGTTTCGGCGAATGGCTTAATGGCAGAGACAATATCGATTGGTTGGTCGCCGTAAGCAAATATAAAGACGTGCATAAAGAAATTGAGAAAAAAGTAATTGAAGAAATTAAAAAATTACATCAGGTTGCACCTAAGTATACTTTCCAAGAGGAATCTCAACAAGAGATAATTACAAAATACCGTGTTGAAATAATAAACCTTGATGGGTGTTACGTTAAACAGAATTCCGGTAGAGTAAAACTTTTTAAGTATGGTGCGCTCTTTTCTGTAGAACAGTATGTAGCCGAGCATTTTAAAGAACAAGGCTATAAGGTTTTGTTCACAGAAAGTGTTCCTTTTCATATTTTATTCGGTGTTTTAATGTGGTCACTTATACAGCATCATAGTGACCCTAGAAACAGGACTGTTGGGTTTGGAGATAGAAACGCCTTTGATAAAGGAGTTCCGGGAGATATTGTATGGGTAATTTTACCTGAGGACTTTGGTACGAGTGGATATGCGGAAAGAAGAGCGCGTAAAATTGCGGAGCATCTTAACGCCCTGCCTAATGATAAGGATGAATTGCTCTGGACATTTGAACATTGGATTAAACCCAGTGAACCGTTAAGACAATATTTATGGGCTCACCGACAGAATGATATTCAAATTACAAGAAAAATAGTCGAGATTCTGCCTATAAAGGCAATCATTAAAATTCTAAACTATTTGGCAGGTGATTATTGGCATCGGTTTTGCGGTTGGCCTGATTTACTTGTTTATAACGACCACAATTTTTTCTTTGTCGAGGTAAAGTCATCCGGAGATTCTTTAAGTGAAGACCAAAAAAACTGGATACGAGGTAATTCGGAGCACTTACAATTACCTTTTAAATTGATCAAGGTACATAAAAAGAAGGTAATCGGACTGGGGCAAGAATGA